aaaaagttttgTGGAATTAAAGTAttaataacaaatataaatatttcaaagtggccttaaaacaaaaaagatGAGTTATATCAATTAACAAACTAATAtgtattcatatatatattatgcagGTGTGTATATAATACTGTCCTATcctcttatttttttaattgtctatattttaagctttatatcattttttattttcccatttttattttctatttttttttgtttttttcatcaaataaattaaaaaaactatttAATAACTCTATTTTCCTTATTGAATTTAttctataattattatttataaaaaaaaacgacaTGAAAGTGTAAGTATACATACACAGATGATTATCCAGATATACATAAATGcccaaatatatttatatacatatctacattattaagtatataaaataatgcgTGCATATACATACACAAATTAGTTTATACACGTATGCACACACATATCTATCCTTAAATAGAATAATAGATCgatcatatttttacataagtaattataacaatatattgcatgaatgttaataaatttttatatattttttaaaaaaagctagcttttttttttttttttttttttattccaaaaaataagttCGCTTTATTCATTAGTGTAGTTCTCAtccatatgtatatatacatggaaaaacacaaaataataaatatgtctACTTATTGTATATCCAATTTGCATaactttataaaatatatatttatgatataGACAATTGgcataaaacaaaaaaataaaaaataaaaataatttttcatacaTAGGCAATGGCTATCTCAAATAAATACGGTGATATATGCGTGtgcaaaattatataaatagccAAACAGTGAAACTTATATGGTTCCAAAAACTGTATACAAaatgtttaatatatatgcagtTTTATAATTCCCTATATTAGCCCAATTCgcaagttaaaaaaaaataaagacaaATTATCAATGATAAATGTTTTACCgctttgaaaaattatcaccattaaaataatatgcgATAGGTATATGTATTGCTAAGTGCTTGTATATACCCAacttatttaatatgtgtaggaaaaaaatacaaatgttgtttaaaaaaaggaaaaattgaaaccataaatatgttattatccaatttgtttttcatttatgcagtatataataattttaaacaacaaaattaaatgatattcaatgaataaaaaaaaaatatataatcattataaataattaaaatgccttcatatattatcttcataaatttataagtCTTTTAAATAGACATAAAATAGAGGAAGAAATATGTAGGAAAAAATTTACCAAATCGGACATCCCGTTTTTACGGTGATTGAGGTGTTATAGGGCCTagttgtataaaaaaaaaaaagaaaagaaaaattttaaataaaaagtgaGCAAAGAcaagttataaaaaaattattattttataccATTCCTGAAAGACGCTTGTTTAAATCTTGAAGAATTTATAAAGTCTTCTTGGTTATCCTCtaattttttgtctttgttaatttttatatcaaaagaaatattatccAAATTGTTCTCATCTTCATCATTTCCAATCTAAACATGtgaaatatgtatatccatgtgcatatatatattatctcAATTtaacttataaaaaaatataatatagaaatttatatatagctTGCCTTATTTAAAGAGTCcaataaattttctatCTCTTCCTTTTCTGTATCatcaatattttcaatCTATAAAATGGTgttgtaaatttttatataaatgcatatgtgttaatttttttataagcaaaaaaataaaaggcatattttatttccattttaattttcataaacCTGTTTATCATCTCctaaaaatttttagaaagcattttaaaaaatatttgtttaaaggcgataaaaataaatgaataaatataagacaacaaaatatttatcttataaaaaatagtataatgTATTACCTTCTTCGGGAACATAAACTGGAGCTTGATTAGTTGACCATAAGGATGAAGATCTTCGTCGATTCCTTTCCTTTTCTTCTAATTCTTCtgttgtaataaaaatatatgaaaccATATGGATATGTgcattttttctaaatttttataaaagctTATTTTTGTGCATCCTTTTGGCTCTACCTTCTAATATACTGAcctacaaaaaaatagtaaaacaTTATGTATCGTCGAAAATTAGTatcaataattatatatatctttgCAAGTAGATTCATAATATGTGtgtgtgcatatttttttttacttgtCTCCTAATCTCTTGTTTGAGCTCTGATAATAAGAACACCATATCATTCTTACTGATATTTAGTTTTTTTGAAggaacaatttttaaattaattcgGGTAAGCGGTTCTGAAGTTGGCTCGACATCATTTTCCCCTTTTGGTGAAATAACATCTGCTATATCTGACACCGTTGACATAATATCCGAAAAAGGCAACAGCGCCGTTTTCTCACAACAtactttattaaaaaagatgttcaaaaaaaaacaaaaaaaaaaataaaataatttgttcattttttaaaatagttaGTGAAATGATAAAGATTACGTATATTACGTGAAATTAAgaataattcaaaattcaaacaaaataaaaaaatacacaatAGAACAATTGcacaaaaaaacaaacgaaataataataaatattatagagacatatatatgccttattttattcttatatatttttatagtatAAAACAATGAAGGAAAGAAAATACAGAAAAAGGAAGTGTACATACATTTAACTAGGCcatataatgtatatatttatttctcctaaatttgataaaatgaaaataatatagaattttataaattacccacaaaaaagaaaataaaaataatggacGTAATATATTctgtgaaaaaataaatccaaTAAGACACCCAATACTGCTCAAACGGGTTCACAGTTTTAATCAATTAGCTTAACTTTCCATGCTTTGCACATGAAGAAAAGCTCactttatattaaaatagcGAAATGGAAAACCATGCGAAAAATGGAATCATACAAAATGATAGTTATTCATATAGAACATTTTAGATTGGTATATagttcaaaatataaagttattgaaaatatcgaaaaataaaatagaaaaagtaaaaacaaaaaaatacatacttaaaaaaaaatcaaagtTGTAGATCATTACCGCAATATTAGTATTGCTGTTATTTAAACTGATCCCCTCCTTTTTCAATATTCCTTCATATGGGGTCCTTAAATTCAAACCTAACTTGTATActcatatttatactttAAAGATTTTAACATAGCCTGTTTAGTCATTTCAGGGGTAATTTTATGCATTTTGAAGACTCGATCAGCAGGTGTGCATGTACCGTCCTCAAAGTTAACCTGACTATGCATCATAGTTAAATTAATATCTCCTATCTGTGTTTGAAATGGGGTAgtatagtaataataatcaatTGTTGTGTTTGGGGTAAGCTCTTTTACACAACAAGGAGCAGGGGTTTTAGttgttttataataatcatataacctagaaattcaaaaattaaaataaattaaaacaaaattctcaaaatatttataaatatatactaccGTATCACATTTTATCCACTCATACAAAATtaagtatatatgcatttttattaatatataaaaaatatatgaatatgtaataataatgtctCTTAAGTAACCAACCATGAGCTTGTGTCTGTTGTCATCATTCTCATCCCATTATCTGCAATCCCATGCCTGTTAAAAAatggtaaaaaataaatatgagtTTAAAGAGTTAAAAAAAGCAAGTATTGCATTTATGCACATAAGGGTGGAAtgatatatgtatatgcaattggctggaatatttttttattttcttttattaattttggacatttttttcgtattactttaaaaatttcTCCATTTGTTGAACAGAATATTCATCACGAGCATTTTGTATGAACCTTTTGTAGCTAATTTCTTTGTCTTCATTGATATCAAAACTTTCATGGCTTGTTTCGGGTGTTTCAGATTTTTTTTGGGTAAGAAGAACATCTTCAGTATCATCTGCATTTTGTGGGGCGCTTACATTACTTGAAATATGGGATTGACTTTTGGAGTTCAACTTTATCGATCCTTTTGATGATAATTCACGAGATGGTGCATTTTGGTCCTCCATTAAACCGTCTTTAGGAATTATTATGGGATAggaaaagtaaaaaaaaaaatgaacaaaattatgaatatgtatacatatgtagGATCTTATGGATAAATATGCTTTCCTTGTGtgcttgtttttttctccCTTACCGCTATGTTTAGAGCTTGTAGAATCCATTATTAATAGCAAAAAATGGACGATGAAatgaattaatattttaatggtTGAAGTATGggtaaaataataagccaaataagcatatgaaattatttagaaaaattagagaataaagaaaattgggaaaaatgtgtaaaaaataaaatataaaaaaatatttaaattaatgaaGAACAAAACTtatgattaaaaaattatttaaataaaaaatagacaAAAATAAGATATTTTGAACCACTTAAAGACAGAATGAAGAACATAAAATCAAATTAATTGGTTAgaacaaaaatatgtggAAAAACTTTTTTACATATCAAACTTATACATATACTATGGGATGATGGTTTTAAGTTTtttaagaataaaatataagagattttctcaaaaaatatgaaacatattatattaaaaataacaaaattttttaaagtgcTTAATTTGatgtttttgttttattatttcatttatccTCAAtctgtttttataattcatCCTTTAcagaaatattaaatgaaaatcaacaaaggaaaatataaaataataaataggATTTTTTTCCGATATTTATCACGTTCGAAagttttatcattttagctatttattattgctaataaaaatggtgtGTAggttgtaaaaaaaaattatgtcttttttttttttttcaaaaaagcTATTTACTGTTTTAGTTAGCCAAATGAAACATAATgtcgttttattttattgcttgttaatgtaaaataataaaaaaaaatataattataataacaaaatataactaTGTTGTAGATATTAAGAATTATATTGTTAACACGCCAAATGCATTTATGTGTGCAAGAATATTTGTAATGTGTTtccaaaaataaagaaaaaattggtTTATGATTAAAAATCGCAatttaatttgaaaattattgGAATAACTAACTGACtatatataagcatataaatatatatttacatgccaaataaatttttaaaacaataataagtctatctatttatataacaatttcCTCTTTTTTTGTAGTATATCGTGTAATGagattaatttttttttcatacacATTTAGTAAAAGCTATATagaatgcatataaaaGGAATATGCTACTAATGCgtctatttattatatatataaatatttcgaCAAATATATCCTTTCTATTTCTCATCACAAATACTGTTATTAAAAGGTTGTATAGAAAAAACAACGCTATAACTCTACACAAATAGAGAGTagcataaattattttttatttacttatCCATTCTACTTTTCGAAACACGCATTTTTTACACACATGAGATATATTACTGAAATAATATCAaagttaaaatatatagttatAAAAGCATAAAATTACATAATGCCAAGAATGCACACaaagtaaataatatacagaGAGTTATTTATGATTGAGAATTATCACGGACGGTATaggctatatatatttaaggaaataaaagaacattctttttgtttttcgcTCTTGTTTTTATAAGCTTGTTCTGTATGgtatgttcatatttttttaggaatcctaaaagtatatttaaaaacaagataaaattgtaaaaatcgTAGTCAAACAACtctacatatattaaaatatatttaatttgctAAAAGGCTAGttaatttccatttttgaaaatataacttATTCTTACACTCTATAAGAAATGCACTTTCGAATTCATGATGAGTGCGAAATGAGAAAGGCTAGTttataagtatatttttttcagcaTACCGAAAtggtaaaatataaaattttgtgtgaaaaaaaaatgaccAAGATATAttagcatatatttatttcacgTAATGAaagtttttaaaatcataaaaatagaaaataaaatttttgaatattttatggaaaaacaaaaataataataaaatatttggctagctttatttattatttttttttactctGTGTAATAACGTAGAAATATGTATAGATGAAACATGtgtaagaaaatataattctaTTAAGTTGAAGAGTCACAAAAAGGGttttatatactatattataaactcattttaatttttttctaatttttcgAAGATAGCTATATTGTAATATCATGAAATGAATGATGCATCAAGTTTCCAAAGATtccataataaattttcaaacaATGAATTGAAGCAATCCCAAATTAATCAAAGacttaaaaatatcaattTAACAAAACGTTTAATATCGTATGAACGGTACATAAAAGCTATACCAAAAAATAAGAGAAATccgaatttaaaaaatgattggCATCCTGAAACACCTCGAATTAATAAACAATTAAGCGTATCACAATGgaataaagaaatgaaaaaatggaGAAAACAAATACATGCATGGGGTAATATGCCtgaatatgtttataaacatatatgtaaCTTATCATTTGCAGAccgaaataaatatttatcagAATTAAAATTACTTGAACTAAGTCAGGTggaaattaataatttaaaaaaaaaaaatgaacaatGTTCAGAAATTATAGTgaacaatattttattaattcctgaacaaaataacaatacaaatatttgCGCAAATAGTGGAATAATAGAAAagccatttttttttctcccTCAAAATTTTAGTGGAACTATATTAAATGACCagttaataattattaagcaaaattatttagaaaaatgtCTATATTCATtacaacaaaaatatacccCCAAATATGCACACTTGTTTGACGCATATAATAGTTTCTATATTATGGCAAGGGACccaaatttaaattgtaaaaaggaaaaaaaggaGCAAAAAACTATCACcgtaaaattaaataaaaaatttaatagcTGTTATGAAAatggtaataataaaaatggggAAATTAGAACTAGCCAAGATATTctaaaagaatatatgaataagcAAGAAATACAAgcatcaaaatatttacattctacaaatacaaaaaaaaatagtaactATAGAAAGGGGAAAagacatttttaatttctaaCTATGTATGTGTAGCCTGAAATTTTTGCaactttttgtttttttgtgtgtgcatataaatttatatgccCCCTTAATCATGCATAAGCATAGGCATAATATATGGTGTgcttatgttttttttgctcCTTTGTAAATAGGCATATTACAAATGGgcacataaataaattttattaattctacataaatgtaataatgaatattcgTATGActacataatttattatacattattatttttttgttttttttttttgtaaacttttatgataaatatgcacatttCTTAGTGATAGCGGATCTTATGTTGTAGGTTACGCTTTCATATATAACACTTATACAtttaaagagaaaaaaaaagtatgtaataattttttgagtAAAGCAGGCTAGTAAATACTAGTTTGATTAATAAGAAAAGATAGTTATGTGTAAATATACCGTTTTTATTGTTTGAAATTTTTTGTcatatatagtatattttatattaaaattaatttgtagaattttatatatttattttctatataataaaatggcGGTTATTCGTATTTGGCCAAATACGTATATATTAGCTACCTgctcttaaaaaaaaatattttttactcgTGCatgaatatgcatataatagtaatatatttaataaaaaattgaataatttagttgataaaattaaaaaaaatattcttttaataattattgtattttccatataatgtaaaacatttttatctaattaaagagtttaaaaaaataagagatatattattttgtatgcatttttaatgCTATAAATAAGAGAACAGTGGGGCTCGGATTATTACTACTTTAAgtttccaaaaaaaaaaaataatagcccatgtaatatatgcatatattggATATACGCATGTTTACCCATGTGTGTGTGAATTAAGATCTTAATTAATGATACAATTGACAAATGTTTTGTGTGGCCTTTGGAGGCAATCTATTGTTAGGTGTGCAGATAACAGCGGTGTTATAAAGGCATGCATAATTGgaattggaaaaaataaatgggGTACTGGAAAAATAGGAGATCGAATTAGAGTATCAATACGTGATAAAACTTCTGAATGTGGAATTTCAGAAAAAACACCCAAAGGAATTATTgttagaagaaaaaaagaaacaaaaagaaaagatgGTAGTTACATCAAATTTGATGATAATGCTTTTGTTAtgatatcaaaaaataaattaaaagccacaaaaataaaaggacCAGTTGCTATGGAAACGAGACATAATTGCAGAAATTTGGCTagatacattttttaaagtatactctaaattttttttgtttcgaaaaaaataaatatgtgctACACCCTTACATAAGAATATTTAGACGAgcgtatatatatttaccactattttgtaaaataatttttattattatttttttttatgcacaTACATATCTAATTTCGACGACTACAAATaatgttattttattgttttgtcgttatttcattttttatgttacaTTTTAGTAAGCATAAACCGCATATGTAGTATGTAGTACATATTTGGATATgctgtttttatttcattttgtttagcAACCCAAATTTAAAGCattgcaaaaaaataaaaaaattatatataattaaagtaaatactttattatgttttctTTATTCGGTTTAGTTATACAGTAATTCTATCAACGTATTATCTTAGGTTAAGTTTATATTCTCgattattgtttttaaaaaaaaaaaaaatataattacgaaaataaataaataaataaatatacacacacatatgcatatacgCCCCAATTAAGCGACGTTGTAAGGCGTACATAAGTTGCTTGCGTCTGATAAGGAAATGTAAATGCCAATAATTAAACCtacaataattatgataaaaaaaattgtataaatatatgtgttaTTTGCATaggaatattatataaattatgaatatatttgcaaattttataacattCATTTTTGGTTAATCAAAACTTACCATATAAGGCCAAAGTTTCAGAGAAAACTAAGATTAAAATCATTCCAATAAATAATCGGTTTTGTTGGGCATTTGCTCTTACACCAGCATCACCAACGATACCAATAGCCAAACCGGCAGCCTATATtgaaatagaaaaatggaaaaatgagtgtgcatatatatttgtgtaTGGCATGATGCGAAATATATCTCTTGCTTTTGTTTCGTTTTTCGTCATTAGCGTACCAATGAGCTTAGTCCGACTATTAAACCAGATGCTAAGTGTGTGTATCCCAAATAACTTGAGTAGCTAGCAGCGGGTGACACTATAAGAGAAAGGAAAATGTGCATATAGTGAAATGTGAAGTaagcatataaatttgaatttaTATCCATCGAACATAAAAACTGTAAtggtataaaatatatttaggtcggataaaaagtttaaataataaggtATTTATCCATATACTtgattatttcattttatatatatatattaaactaACTTTTTCCGGAGATAATGATAGACATAATAATTCCATAAATACCAAGAACACCGGCCATAACAACTGGTAAAATTGATTTCATGATTAAATCTGGTCTCATTACACCAACACTGCAAACTCCTACTCCACTTTTAGCAGTACCGAAGGCTGCTCCCAAATCTGCGATTGAAAAAGGAAGAAATGATAAgcaatgataataaataatatacggTATATGCACAAACATAATAATGACACATACATATGCACATATTAAGAATGAAAACTTATACTGAAATAGTAGCAATGTGCAAATAAACTATCACGGGcattttttgcatatacatatacaaataGCAGAACAGTAATATAGCATAAATAGCATACTGATGATTTATGAAGGTATATGCAtaagtaaataaatataacaatataaatattgatatatgaaataaaacttaaataaaaacatttaaatatatatatacacatggAAACTaataggaaaaaaatatattacttgAAAAGATAGAGGATGCTGCAATCCCCATAAACCCAAAAAAGGCTGAATTTGGATCACATGTTCGCATTTtggaaacaaaaaaatcaaattaaataagattatttttatatattatgtgtggtattattttaaaatgtataataactattataactattttcctaaaaatataatttataatattttatatattgcaaaatataagaactttctgataatttataatatatatagcatagattttacataaaaaaaaatatatattaaaataatatgcttGCGTATATAAGTGCggaaatatgaaaatatggaaaaatatgaaaaatataaatataaaaaatgaaaatattaaatatgtaattcagtacgataaaaatattattatgcatatatatatatatttaaattatgatatatcattagtatgtatatattaagcAAAGATtgaggaaaaaaaaatttgttcGCAtgcattaattttttaatatatatttattttattttttatttttttattattatcagataaatattaaaaaaaaaaaaaagtaaaaattatttcatttaatagttattatgaatatgtaAATTCTTTGCATTGGGAAATGAAATATCCATTGGAAAACTATTCAAgcattttattgttttaatttttattttcaattctTATTTAATCGTATTTAAAAgcaatttataaataaaaaattttatgtatgAATTATGGACAACACAAAAAGTCAAAGGATATAGGGgaaaagataataaaaaaaataatcata
This Plasmodium chabaudi chabaudi strain AS genome assembly, chromosome: 12 DNA region includes the following protein-coding sequences:
- a CDS encoding V-type proton ATPase 16 kDa proteolipid subunit, putative (term=annotation;date=20130308;qualifier=removed_product=vacuolar ATP synthetase, putative;qualifier=added_product=v-type proton atpase 16 kda proteolipid subunit, putative;curatorName=ucb@sanger.ac.uk;~;query 33-52; ~;query 113-124; ~;query 10-32; ~;query 53-75; ~;query 90-112; ~;query 125-147; ~;query 1-9; ~;query 76-89; ~;query 148-166; ~tmhmm; query 1-167; ~pfam_scan;Pfam:PF00137.17; E()=6.5E-10;score=39.0;query 13-74;description=ATP-synt_C;~pfam_scan;Pfam:PF00137.17; E()=6.5E-21;score=74.2;query 90-152;description=ATP-synt_C;~iprscan;InterPro:IPR011555 : ATPase, V0 complex, proteolipid subunit C, eukaryotic;TIGR_TIGRFAMS:TIGR01100; score=1.0E-44;query 10-117;description=V-ATPase proteolipid subunit C, eukaryotic;~iprscan;InterPro:IPR035921 : F/V-ATP synthase subunit C superfamily;Superfamily:SSF81333; score=8.24E-17;query 83-151;description=F/V-ATP synthase subunit C superfamily;~iprscan;InterPro:IPR035921 : F/V-ATP synthase subunit C superfamily;Superfamily:SSF81333; score=4.05E-5;query 11-75;description=F/V-ATP synthase subunit C superfamily;~iprscan;InterPro:IPR000245 : ATPase, V0 complex, proteolipid subunit C,;PRINTS:PR00122; score=1.8E-56;query 53-77;description=V-ATPase proteolipid subunit;~iprscan;InterPro:IPR000245 : ATPase, V0 complex, proteolipid subunit C,;PRINTS:PR00122; score=1.8E-56;query 27-51;description=V-ATPase proteolipid subunit;~iprscan;InterPro:IPR000245 : ATPase, V0 complex, proteolipid subunit C,;PRINTS:PR00122; score=1.8E-56;query 103-129;description=V-ATPase proteolipid subunit;~iprscan;InterPro:IPR000245 : ATPase, V0 complex, proteolipid subunit C,;PRINTS:PR00122; score=1.8E-56;query 130-153;description=V-ATPase proteolipid subunit;~iprscan;InterPro:IPR002379 : ATPase, F0/V0 complex, subunit C;Pfam:PF00137; score=6.2E-18;query 92-151;description=V-ATPase proteolipid subunit C-like domain;~iprscan;InterPro:IPR002379 : ATPase, F0/V0 complex, subunit C;Pfam:PF00137; score=2.0E-11;query 15-73;description=V-ATPase proteolipid subunit C-like domain): MRTCDPNSAFFGFMGIAASSIFSNLGAAFGTAKSGVGVCSVGVMRPDLIMKSILPVVMAGVLGIYGIIMSIIISGKMSPAASYSSYLGYTHLASGLIVGLSSLAAGLAIGIVGDAGVRANAQQNRLFIGMILILVFSETLALYGLIIGIYISLSDASNLCTPYNVA